A single window of Mycosarcoma maydis chromosome 1, whole genome shotgun sequence DNA harbors:
- a CDS encoding uncharacterized protein (related to 3-oxoacyl-[acyl-carrier protein] reductase) — MSTSPDQVESYPRPGKTAIVTGGSSGLGRTSAIALARAGWNVTVTGRRENELQESVTLLNKAAGRDDAGFFVAGDITKEDVVLRVFKETAEKFGRIDLVFCNAGISPPNVPLAEQKLSDWQATVDVNLTAPYLCAREAFRYMEKQQPQGGRIIINGSISAYAPRPFSSPYTATKTAMTGLTKSLSLDGRKFNIAVTQIDVGNAASEMTTKMKSGPGVPQADGTLRHEPTMDREWVGKEIVHVAEMPLSVNVASVVIQATNMPSHVGRG; from the exons ATGTCTACGTCTCCTGATCAAGTCGAAAGCTATCCTCGCCCAGGAAAGACTGCCATCGT CACCGGCGGCTCTTCTGGA CTTGGACGAACGAGCGCGATAGCCCTTGCTCGCGCAGGCTGGAATGTCACCGTCACGGGACGACGTGAGAACGAGCTTCAAGAGTCCGTTACCCTTCTCAACAAGGCTGCGGGACGCGATGATGCTGGATTTTTCGTCGCTGGTGATATCACAAAAGAAGATGTCGTTCTTCGAGTCTTCAAGGAGACCGCCGAAAAGTTCGGCCGCATTGATCTTGTCTTCTGTAACGCCGGCATCTCACCTCCCAACGTTCCTTTGGCCGAACAGAAGCTGTCCGACTGGCAAGCAACTGTCGACGTCAACCTAACCGCACCCTACCTCTGTGCTCGTGAGGCCTTCCGATACAtggagaagcagcagccgcaagGAGGTCGAATCATCATCAATGGCAGCATCAGCGCATACGCTCCACGACCTTTCTCCTCGCCTTACACTGCCACAAAGACTGCCATGACTGGTCTTACCAAGTCCTTGTCGTTGGACGGTAGGAAGTTCAACATCGCTGTCACCCAGATCGACGTTGGCAATGCAGCATCCGAGAtgacgaccaagatgaAGTCTGGCCCTGGTGTCCCTCAG GCCGACGGCACCTTGCGTCACGAACCAACCATGGACCGTGAATGGGTAGGAAAGGAGATCGTCCACGTCGCAGAAATGCCTCTGAGCGTCAATG TGGCTAGCGTCGTTATCCA